In Nilaparvata lugens isolate BPH chromosome 5, ASM1435652v1, whole genome shotgun sequence, the following proteins share a genomic window:
- the LOC111043495 gene encoding juvenile hormone acid O-methyltransferase: MNLAELYENRNSSQFNDSAAVVDQLKSKLQWQDGETIMDVGCGPGNVTALLLQAIVPHDATIIGVDISSNMVEHAQKKYGNKNLHFCTLDFGSENIRQVFELESFSKIFSFYCLHWIQDQRRSTENVWSLLKPNGAALIVIVVHSPLFTVYRAMSKLEQWQPYMKDVDRFITPYQEVENPCDEYRALLESTGFKVTDCFAKESAVDAPTFDFLKESLNAVNPFLGRMPKNLQAKHMDALMDIVLENHMIRIEEGSEGKLTYIQPNRVVVALCQKIRPSN; the protein is encoded by the exons ATGAATTTGGCAGAATTGTACGAGAATCGAAATAGCAGTCAGTTCAATGATTCGGCGGCTGTTGTGGACCAATTGAAGAGCAAACTGCAATGGCAAGACGGCGAGACCATCATGGATGTGGGCTGTGGACCGGGCAATGTCACTGCTCTCCTCCTCCAGGCCATTGTCCCTCATGATGCCACAATT ATAGGAGTTGATATTTCGTCGAATATGGTGGAACATGCTCAAAAAAAATACGGCAATAAGAACCTACATTTCTGCACACTAGACTTTGGGTCAGAAAATATCAGACAAGTCTTCGAATTAGAATCATTCTCGAAGATATTCTCGTTTTATTGTCTTCATTGGATACAGGATCAAAG GAGGAgtactgaaaatgtttggagcCTTCTGAAACCAAACGGAGCAGCTTTAATTGTGATTGTAGTCCATAGTCCGCTCTTCACTGTTTATAGAGCTATGAGCAAACTTGAACAATGGCAACCATACATGAAA GATGTGGACAGATTCATTACACCCTACCAAGAAGTAGAGAATCCGTGTGATGAGTATAGAGCACTTCTAGAGAGCACTGGTTTCAAAGTAACGGACTGCTTTGCAAAAGAGTCTGCAGTTGATGCTCCTACTTTTGACTTCCTCAAAG AGTCTCTGAATGCAGTGAACCCGTTCTTGGGTCGTATGCCAAAGAACCTGCAGGCCAAACACATGGATGCTCTAATGGATATAGTTCTAGAAAACCATATGATTCGAATAGAAGAAGGAAGTGAAGGGAAGCTCACCTACATTCAGCCCAACCGAGTGGTTGTAGCACTGTGTCAAAAAATTCGTCCAAGCAACTAG